A stretch of the Amycolatopsis sp. BJA-103 genome encodes the following:
- a CDS encoding LysE family translocator, which yields MSIAFLITTLVVVATPGTGVVYTLSAGLARGRRASVIAATACTLGIIPHMVAAITGLAALLHASAVAFEIIKYLGVAYLLYMAWATLRDREAIVVEGDPEPKSALRTITSGVLINVLNPKLTLFFFAFLPQFVPAGEPGSVPRMLLLSGVFMLATFVVFSLYGVLAAGVRHHVISRPRVLAWMRRIFAGSFAALGAKLAFTTQ from the coding sequence GTGAGCATCGCCTTCCTGATCACCACGCTGGTCGTGGTCGCCACGCCCGGCACCGGCGTGGTCTACACCTTGTCCGCCGGGCTGGCCCGAGGGAGACGGGCGAGCGTCATCGCGGCGACCGCCTGCACCCTCGGGATCATCCCGCACATGGTCGCCGCGATCACCGGCCTCGCGGCACTGCTGCACGCGAGCGCGGTGGCGTTCGAAATCATCAAATACCTCGGTGTGGCCTACCTGCTCTACATGGCGTGGGCGACGCTGCGGGACCGGGAAGCGATCGTCGTCGAAGGCGATCCCGAGCCCAAGTCGGCGCTGCGGACGATCACCTCCGGCGTGCTGATCAACGTCCTGAACCCGAAGCTGACGCTGTTCTTCTTCGCGTTCCTCCCCCAGTTCGTCCCGGCGGGCGAACCCGGTTCCGTCCCCCGGATGCTGCTGCTGAGCGGGGTGTTCATGCTGGCGACGTTCGTGGTGTTCAGCCTGTACGGCGTCCTCGCCGCCGGCGTGCGCCACCACGTGATCTCCCGGCCGCGCGTCCTCGCCTGGATGCGGCGGATCTTCGCCGGTTCCTTCGCCGCGCTCGGCGCCAAGCTCGCGTTCACCACCCAGTAG
- the ku gene encoding non-homologous end joining protein Ku, with amino-acid sequence MRPVWSGSLSLGLVTVPVRLYSAVEDHTVHFRQFQRGTEDRIRYRRVNERTGKEVDYDDIVKGYELDSGEYVVVESDELDEIAPGRSKSLDIESFVELDAIDPMFFDKTYWLAPAKEEFERPYALLLEAMRSSGRAGIAKFVMRGREYLALVRSGAGVMVLNTLHFAADLRDPAEQLPDLPAKAKARGKELDMAVNLIDAMSDDWRPEEYRDTYTDRVRKLIKAKKKGKTITPATEPGEPTKVVDLFEALSKSVESGKAKKKDLSSLSKADLDKLARERDIKGRSKMTRAKLEKALKAS; translated from the coding sequence ATGCGCCCGGTCTGGAGTGGTTCGCTTTCGCTCGGTCTGGTGACGGTCCCGGTCCGGCTGTACAGCGCGGTCGAGGACCACACGGTGCACTTCCGCCAGTTCCAGCGCGGCACCGAGGACCGCATCCGGTACCGCCGGGTGAACGAGCGCACCGGCAAGGAAGTCGACTACGACGACATCGTCAAGGGTTACGAGCTCGACAGCGGCGAGTACGTGGTCGTCGAATCCGACGAACTCGACGAGATCGCCCCAGGCCGGTCGAAGTCGCTCGACATCGAGAGCTTCGTCGAGCTGGACGCCATCGACCCGATGTTCTTCGACAAGACGTACTGGCTCGCGCCCGCGAAAGAGGAGTTCGAACGTCCGTACGCGCTGCTGCTCGAAGCGATGCGCTCGTCGGGCAGGGCCGGGATCGCGAAGTTCGTCATGCGCGGCCGCGAGTACCTGGCGCTCGTCCGGTCGGGTGCGGGCGTCATGGTGCTCAACACCCTGCACTTCGCCGCAGACCTGCGGGATCCCGCCGAACAGCTGCCGGACCTGCCCGCCAAGGCCAAGGCGCGCGGCAAGGAACTCGACATGGCCGTCAACCTGATCGACGCGATGAGCGACGACTGGCGGCCCGAGGAGTACCGCGACACCTACACCGATCGCGTGCGGAAGCTGATCAAGGCCAAGAAGAAGGGCAAGACCATCACGCCCGCCACCGAACCGGGTGAGCCGACGAAGGTCGTCGACCTGTTCGAGGCGCTTTCGAAGAGCGTGGAGAGCGGGAAGGCCAAGAAGAAGGACCTGTCCTCGTTGTCGAAGGCGGACCTGGACAAGCTGGCGCGGGAGCGCGACATCAAGGGACGCTCGAAGATGACGCGCGCCAAGCTGGAAAAGGCGCTCAAGGCTTCGTGA
- a CDS encoding histidine kinase gives MSARTSQVDDLRLVAQPNAVLCSELFVRLILSDWSLRPLLDQAKTAAARLVGALVDVADPKEPPFLTLRLRLRSDVLVIEVDHELAGLPAPTPAPGERTGVAPGETGGVTNWCELPLPGGLSAGQVQLPRRGDRRTLVDEPVSGEPVGADPEVLERLLSRLSGWSG, from the coding sequence TTGAGCGCGCGCACCTCCCAGGTGGACGATCTCCGGCTGGTGGCACAACCGAATGCCGTTTTGTGCTCCGAGCTCTTCGTCCGTCTCATCTTGTCGGATTGGTCCTTGCGGCCGTTGCTCGATCAGGCGAAGACCGCCGCCGCCAGACTGGTGGGCGCGCTCGTCGACGTGGCCGATCCGAAGGAACCGCCGTTCCTGACGCTGAGATTGCGGCTGCGGTCGGACGTGCTGGTCATCGAGGTCGACCACGAGCTGGCCGGGCTCCCCGCGCCGACGCCCGCGCCGGGCGAGCGGACCGGGGTGGCGCCGGGCGAGACCGGTGGCGTGACCAACTGGTGCGAGCTGCCGCTGCCCGGTGGCCTGTCCGCCGGACAGGTGCAGTTGCCGCGGCGGGGCGACCGCCGGACCCTGGTGGACGAGCCCGTTTCCGGTGAGCCCGTCGGCGCCGATCCCGAGGTCCTGGAACGGCTTTTGTCGCGGTTGAGCGGCTGGTCCGGCTGA
- a CDS encoding alpha/beta fold hydrolase yields MGSKRVTTPVLEIEYEHTGEAGAPPVILLHGFPYDVRAYDEVAPILSAGGASVYVPYLRGFGGTRFLDDATPRSGQQAALAQDLLDFMDALELENAVVAGYDWGGRAACIVAALRPERVRGLVSVDGYNVQNLAYAGEPAPPEWERTYWYQFYFHSERGRRGLAENRDELCALLWRTWSPTWTGAEAAFPASAPSLHNPDFVDVVIHSYRHRFGLAQGDPRYQALEDLIAEEPVITVPSVVLESGDDGIGGPGAEGDREYFAGAYDHRVLPGVGHNVPQEAPEAFADAVASLLKGT; encoded by the coding sequence ATGGGGTCGAAACGTGTCACCACACCGGTTCTGGAGATCGAGTACGAACACACCGGTGAGGCGGGCGCGCCGCCGGTGATCCTGCTCCACGGGTTCCCGTACGACGTGCGGGCCTACGACGAGGTGGCCCCGATCCTCTCGGCCGGCGGCGCCTCGGTGTACGTCCCGTACCTCCGCGGGTTCGGCGGGACGCGGTTCCTCGACGACGCCACGCCCCGATCGGGGCAGCAGGCCGCGCTCGCGCAGGATCTGCTCGACTTCATGGACGCGCTGGAGCTCGAGAACGCCGTCGTCGCCGGGTACGACTGGGGCGGCCGCGCGGCGTGCATCGTGGCCGCGCTCCGGCCCGAACGGGTGCGCGGGCTGGTCTCGGTGGACGGCTACAACGTCCAGAACCTTGCCTACGCCGGGGAACCGGCGCCGCCCGAATGGGAACGCACCTACTGGTATCAATTTTATTTTCATTCCGAGCGCGGCCGCCGCGGGCTGGCGGAGAACCGCGACGAGTTGTGCGCCCTGCTGTGGCGCACCTGGTCGCCGACCTGGACGGGCGCCGAGGCGGCGTTCCCGGCCAGCGCCCCCAGCCTGCACAACCCGGACTTCGTCGACGTCGTCATCCACTCGTACCGGCACCGGTTCGGGCTGGCGCAAGGGGATCCGCGGTATCAGGCGCTCGAAGACCTGATCGCGGAGGAACCGGTCATCACGGTGCCGTCGGTCGTGCTGGAAAGCGGGGACGACGGCATCGGCGGGCCTGGCGCGGAGGGTGACCGCGAGTACTTCGCCGGGGCCTACGACCACCGGGTCCTCCCGGGGGTGGGCCACAACGTTCCCCAGGAGGCCCCGGAAGCGTTCGCCGACGCGGTGGCTTCCCTGCTCAAGGGCACGTGA
- a CDS encoding CsbD family protein yields MSLGDKISNKAEELGGKAKETAGDATGNEDLRAEGQADQAKAGLKGAVENVKDAVGDAADKLRDTFKK; encoded by the coding sequence ATGTCGTTGGGCGACAAGATCAGCAACAAGGCCGAAGAGCTCGGCGGTAAGGCCAAGGAGACCGCCGGTGACGCCACCGGCAACGAGGACCTGCGCGCGGAAGGCCAGGCGGATCAGGCGAAGGCCGGTCTCAAGGGCGCCGTCGAAAACGTGAAGGACGCCGTCGGCGACGCCGCGGACAAGCTCCGCGACACGTTCAAGAAGTAG
- a CDS encoding B3/B4 domain-containing protein produces MRLQHHPDVRAEHPGLAVGTLLATGITPELPVDLEKFIARATRRLADGPESEFPEIQAWRRAFAKMGLKPTQYRCASESLLRRLRKEGALPRIHPVIDLCNAVSVAYAIPVAVLDVAKISGSLEVRHARGDEKYVTFAGTVEHPNPGEVIFADEDGQAHARRWTNRQSGHSAVSATTSDVLIVSEGLHATAAEDVRLLIEAIAGELAGFTKP; encoded by the coding sequence ATGCGACTCCAGCATCATCCCGACGTCCGCGCCGAGCACCCCGGCCTCGCCGTCGGCACGCTCCTGGCCACCGGTATCACCCCGGAACTACCCGTCGACCTCGAGAAGTTCATCGCGCGGGCGACGCGACGGCTCGCGGACGGCCCGGAATCGGAGTTCCCCGAGATCCAGGCCTGGCGCCGGGCGTTCGCCAAGATGGGCCTGAAGCCGACGCAGTACCGCTGCGCGTCGGAATCCCTGCTGCGCCGGCTGCGGAAAGAGGGCGCGCTCCCCCGGATCCACCCGGTGATCGACCTCTGCAACGCGGTTTCGGTCGCCTACGCCATCCCGGTAGCGGTACTCGACGTCGCGAAGATCAGCGGTTCGCTCGAAGTCCGCCACGCACGGGGCGACGAGAAATACGTGACCTTCGCGGGCACTGTCGAGCATCCGAACCCGGGCGAGGTGATCTTCGCCGACGAAGACGGTCAGGCCCACGCACGGCGGTGGACGAACCGGCAGAGCGGGCACTCCGCGGTCTCCGCCACGACGTCCGACGTGCTGATCGTTTCGGAGGGGCTGCACGCGACGGCCGCCGAGGACGTCCGGCTGCTGATCGAGGCGATCGCGGGCGAACTCGCGGGGTTCACGAAGCCTTGA